TGGATGGGCGCCCAAAGGTGTTGACGTCATTACGCGCAAGGCGTTGATTTAGGAGGTTATTATGGAATTAAGAGGAAAGCAAAAAAGTTATTTAAAAAGTCAGGCTCACCATCTTCAACCTATTTTTCAAGTAGGTAAGGGTGGTTTAAATGAACAATTAATCCATCAAATTGGTGAAGCCTTAGAAAAACGGGAACTAATTAAGATTAACTTACTACAAAATACAGAAGAAAATGCTCAAGATGTGGCGGTTACTTTAGAACAAGAGTTAAACTGTCAGGTGGTACAAATTATCGGACGTGTGTTGGTGGTTTTTAAACCCTCAAGCCAAGAAAAAAATCAAAAAATTTCTGTTGCTGTGAAAAAAGTGTAATTATTGGAGG
This region of Tetragenococcus osmophilus genomic DNA includes:
- the yhbY gene encoding ribosome assembly RNA-binding protein YhbY, giving the protein MELRGKQKSYLKSQAHHLQPIFQVGKGGLNEQLIHQIGEALEKRELIKINLLQNTEENAQDVAVTLEQELNCQVVQIIGRVLVVFKPSSQEKNQKISVAVKKV